Proteins co-encoded in one Brassica oleracea var. oleracea cultivar TO1000 chromosome C4, BOL, whole genome shotgun sequence genomic window:
- the LOC106336664 gene encoding PTI1-like tyrosine-protein kinase 2 isoform X1: MHRWICCGRSSGDSDVSNDEQHLKTQWQQSQAANNTPKPQAVAKPEAPKEALPIEVPLLSVEEVKEKTDNFGSKSLIGEGSYGRVYYATLSDGKAVALKKLDVAPEAETNTEFLSQVSMVSRLKHENFIQLVGYCVDESLRVLAYEFATMGSLHDVLHGRKGVQGAQPGPTLDWITRVKIAVEAARGLEYLHEKVQPPVIHRDVRSSNVLLFEDYQAKVADFNLSNQAPDNAARLHSTRVLGTFGYHAPEYAMTGQLTQKSDVYSFGVVLLELLTGRKPVDHTMPRGQQSLVTWATPRLSEDKVKQCVDPKLKGEYPPKSVAKLAAVAALCVQYESEFRPNMSIVVKALQPLLKTPAPVPVTEP, from the exons ATGCACAGGTGGATCTGTTGTGGGCGTAGTTCAGGAGATTCGGATGTATCTAACGATGAGCAACATCTGAAAACTCAATGGCAGCAATCTCAAG CAGCCAACAATACGCCAAAACCACAAGCTGTTGCAAAACCTGAGGCGCCCAAGGAAGCTCTTCCCATTGAAGTTCCTCTCTTGTCTGTGGAAGAGGTTAAAGAAAAGACTGACAATTTTGGATCGAAGTCACTTATTGGTGAAGGATCTTACGGAAGGGTGTATTACGCAACTCTAAGTGATGGTAAAGCAGTTGCGTTGAAGAAACTCGATGTTGCCCCTGAAGCTGAAACAAACACCGAGTTCTTGAGTCAG GTTTCCATGGTTTCAAGACTGAAGCATGAGAATTTCATTCAGCTGGTCGGCTATTGTGTCGATGAGAGCCTCCGTGTTCTTGCTTATGAGTTTGCAACAATGGGATCACTGCACGACGTTCTACATG GTAGGAAGGGAGTACAAGGTGCACAGCCAGGTCCAACGCTTGACTGGATAACGAGGGTGAAGATCGCCGTTGAGGCAGCTAGGGGTTTAGAATACCTTCATGAGAAGGTTCAGCCTCCTGTCATACATAGAGACGTGAGATCTAGCAATGTGCTTCTTTTTGAAGACTATCAAGCAAAAGTTGCTGATTTCAATCTCTCAAATCAAGCTCCTGACAATGCTGCACGTCTTCATTCTACGAGAGTCTTGGGCACCTTTGGCTATCACGCTCCAGA ATATGCTATGACTGGACAGTTGACACAGAAGAGTGACGTGTATAGCTTTGGGGTTGTACTACTAGAGCTTTTGACAGGGAGGAAACCTGTAGATCATACAATGCCACGTGGCCAACAAAGTCTTGTAACCTGG GCTACACCGAGACTCAGTGAAGACAAAGTGAAGCAGTGTGTTGATCCGAAGCTAAAAGGAGAATATCCTCCTAAATCAGTAGCTAAG CTAGCAGCGGTGGCAGCATTGTGTGTGCAATATGAATCAGAGTTTAGACCGAATATGAGTATAGTTGTGAAAGCTTTGCAGCCACTTCTCAAAACTCCAGCGCCAGTCCCAGTAACGGAACCCTGA
- the LOC106336664 gene encoding PTI1-like tyrosine-protein kinase 2 isoform X2: MHRWICCGRSSGDSDVSNDEQHLKTQWQQSQANNTPKPQAVAKPEAPKEALPIEVPLLSVEEVKEKTDNFGSKSLIGEGSYGRVYYATLSDGKAVALKKLDVAPEAETNTEFLSQVSMVSRLKHENFIQLVGYCVDESLRVLAYEFATMGSLHDVLHGRKGVQGAQPGPTLDWITRVKIAVEAARGLEYLHEKVQPPVIHRDVRSSNVLLFEDYQAKVADFNLSNQAPDNAARLHSTRVLGTFGYHAPEYAMTGQLTQKSDVYSFGVVLLELLTGRKPVDHTMPRGQQSLVTWATPRLSEDKVKQCVDPKLKGEYPPKSVAKLAAVAALCVQYESEFRPNMSIVVKALQPLLKTPAPVPVTEP, from the exons ATGCACAGGTGGATCTGTTGTGGGCGTAGTTCAGGAGATTCGGATGTATCTAACGATGAGCAACATCTGAAAACTCAATGGCAGCAATCTCAAG CCAACAATACGCCAAAACCACAAGCTGTTGCAAAACCTGAGGCGCCCAAGGAAGCTCTTCCCATTGAAGTTCCTCTCTTGTCTGTGGAAGAGGTTAAAGAAAAGACTGACAATTTTGGATCGAAGTCACTTATTGGTGAAGGATCTTACGGAAGGGTGTATTACGCAACTCTAAGTGATGGTAAAGCAGTTGCGTTGAAGAAACTCGATGTTGCCCCTGAAGCTGAAACAAACACCGAGTTCTTGAGTCAG GTTTCCATGGTTTCAAGACTGAAGCATGAGAATTTCATTCAGCTGGTCGGCTATTGTGTCGATGAGAGCCTCCGTGTTCTTGCTTATGAGTTTGCAACAATGGGATCACTGCACGACGTTCTACATG GTAGGAAGGGAGTACAAGGTGCACAGCCAGGTCCAACGCTTGACTGGATAACGAGGGTGAAGATCGCCGTTGAGGCAGCTAGGGGTTTAGAATACCTTCATGAGAAGGTTCAGCCTCCTGTCATACATAGAGACGTGAGATCTAGCAATGTGCTTCTTTTTGAAGACTATCAAGCAAAAGTTGCTGATTTCAATCTCTCAAATCAAGCTCCTGACAATGCTGCACGTCTTCATTCTACGAGAGTCTTGGGCACCTTTGGCTATCACGCTCCAGA ATATGCTATGACTGGACAGTTGACACAGAAGAGTGACGTGTATAGCTTTGGGGTTGTACTACTAGAGCTTTTGACAGGGAGGAAACCTGTAGATCATACAATGCCACGTGGCCAACAAAGTCTTGTAACCTGG GCTACACCGAGACTCAGTGAAGACAAAGTGAAGCAGTGTGTTGATCCGAAGCTAAAAGGAGAATATCCTCCTAAATCAGTAGCTAAG CTAGCAGCGGTGGCAGCATTGTGTGTGCAATATGAATCAGAGTTTAGACCGAATATGAGTATAGTTGTGAAAGCTTTGCAGCCACTTCTCAAAACTCCAGCGCCAGTCCCAGTAACGGAACCCTGA
- the LOC106340654 gene encoding probable myosin-binding protein 4 has product MVPNVMFDQKVPVLTYAACEWFLIFLMLIDALLSYLLVWFARYCRLQMPCFLCSKILHPLHWRLLICRNHRSEVSSYMSCLNHDNKLADCRGMCNDCLLSFTKTTGPNPDVNRLLLGKLGYDLLSTSHSAHLRSCSCCDKPWRARHHTQRLIRLGSRGRNSKPNIPAPRHHLTRRGSGGSLKKMRDRRPATSGGEYVDAGSRSDGVAHAGYTELKVHSGSESDFLFTDDDAFLQMTDFNVVDPPETRVRKSRSRTSFEDKKTPKRKQDVQDNKDKNKDYKNVGSPMHERKIVDKTQDQPPVPLGEHASVIFELITMSEARPFSLDLPQEDNAGASTQNDNETEPSGNSSPSGGEFLSRRENSASQELQIQEHDDSADSAQNISDSDVKMEESDATMEQKVSAHQPDSVADNEEDGAEEDCKPSTSDAPAHEQSSEEEKETNEKNVAEEYFSNEEVEEVNEHSEPLTSKEVSVSAEEQSSEEVEDSHEVDDVDNGASEQLTSNNATGSATEEHSVKEEHGDDHEETDPLTSPKLSSQEPSLQHSDKDSSKVTETQSTSKEPPELKNSASVESFASISSDIEGESLVDLLKQQLEYDRKCLRELSKELEEERNASAIATNEAMAMITRLQEEKAALQMEALQYLRMMDEQAEHDVDALERANDVLADREKEIQDLEMELEYYRVKYPDESREEILASMGVLEGVETSGNSETDETSEKVPTYA; this is encoded by the exons ATGGTTCCAAATGTCATGTTTGATCAAAAGGTTCCTGTGCTAACCTACGCAGCATGCGAATGGTTCCTCATATTCCTCATGCTTATCGACGCTCTCCTCTCCTATCTCCTCGTCTGGTTCGCACGCTACTGCAGACTGCAGATGCCATGTTTCCTCTGCTCCAAGATCCTTCATCCTCTCCACTGGAGACTGCTCATCTGCAGAAACCACAGATCAGAGGTCTCATCTTACATGTCGTGTCTAAACCACGACAACAAGCTCGCCGACTGCCGAGGAATGTGTAACGATTGTCTATTGTCCTTCACCAAAACGACCGGTCCGAATCCAGACGTGAACAGATTGCTTCTAGGGAAGCTAGGGTATGATCTGCTCTCCACAAGCCACTCTGCTCACCTTAGGTCGTGTTCTTGCTGCGATAAACCGTGGAGGGCAAGGCACCATACGCAGAGACTGATTAGGTTAGGCTCTCGTGGAAGAAACTCTAAACCTAACATTCCTGCTCCGAGGCATCATCTTACCCGAAGAGGAAGCGGTGGGAGTTTGAAGAAGATGAGAGATCGTAGACCGGCGACGAGCGGTGGTGAGTATGTTGACGCTGGAAGCCGCAGCGACGGTGTGGCTCACGCAGGTTACACAGAGCTGAAGGTTCACTCCGGCTCTGAGTCTGACTTTTTGTTTACAGATGATGATGCTTTCCTCCAGATGACTGACTTCAATGTTGTTGATCCACCTGAGACACGTGTTCGCAAGTCTCGGTCTAGGACATCGTTTGAAGACAAGAAGACACCGAAGCGTAAACAGGATGTGCAAGACAATAAGGATAAGAACAAAGATTATAAAAACGTCGGATCTCCCATGCATGAACGTAAGATTGTAGATAAGACTCAAGACCAACCACCTGTCCCACTAGGAGAGCATGCATCTGTAATCTTTGAACTTATAACTATGAGTGAAGCTCGTCCATTCTCACTGGACTTACCTCAAGAGGACAATGCAGGAGCATCAACACAAAACG ATAATGAAACTGAGCCAAGTGGCAACTCATCTCCTTCTGGTGGAGAGTTTTTGAGTCGTAGAGAAAACTCTGCCTCTCAGGAACTCCAGATTCAAGAGCATGATGATTCCGCAGACTCTGCTCAAAACATATCCGATTCGGATGTGAAGATGGAAGAATCTGATGCAACTATGGAGCAAAAAGTGTCTGCTCATCAGCCTGATTCTGTTGCAGATAACGAGGAAGATGGAGCTGAAGAAGATTGCAAGCCGTCAACGTCAGATGCTCCAGCACATGAACAGTCTAGTGAGGAAGAAAAAGAGACTAATGAAAAGAATGTTGCAGAAGAGTACTTCAGTAATGAAGAAGTGGAAGAGGTCAACGAACACTCGGAGCCGTTGACCTCAAAAGAAGTATCTGTCTCAGCTGAAGAACAATCCAGTGAGGAAGTAGAAGATAGTCATGAAGTAGATGATGTGGACAATGGAGCCTCTGAACAGTTGACATCAAACAATGCAACTGGTTCTGCCACAGAAGAACACTCAGTTAAAGAAGAGCATGGAGATGATCATGAAGAGACTGATCCTTTGACGTCACCAAAACTCTCCAGCCAAGAACCCTCATTACAACATAGCGACAAAGATTCCTCAAAGGTAACAGAAACTCAATCCACTTCAAAGGAACCACCGGAGCTAAAAAACTCTGCATCCGTGGAGTCCTTTGCAAGCATCAGCAGCGACATCGAGGGCGAAAGTCTCGTTGATCTGCTGAAGCAACAGCTAGAGTACGACAGGAAATGTCTAAGAGAATTAAGCAAAGAGTTAGAGGAAGAAAGAAATGCGTCGGCAATCGCTACAAACGAAGCGATGGCAATGATCACAAGGCTGCAGGAGGAGAAAGCGGCTCTCCAGATGGAAGCGTTGCAGTACCTGAGAATGATGGACGAGCAAGCCGAGCACGACGTCGATGCGCTTGAGAGAGCAAACGACGTTTTGGCTGACAGGGAAAAGGAGATACAAGATCTCGAGATGGAGTTGGAGTACTATAGAGTGAAGTATCCAGATGAGTCGAGAGAAGAGATCCTCGCCAGCATGGGAGTTCTTGAGGGTGTAGAAACGAGTGGAAACTCAGAAACTGATGAGACTAGCGAGAAAGTTCCAACATATGCTTGA